In uncultured Trichococcus sp., one DNA window encodes the following:
- a CDS encoding helix-turn-helix transcriptional regulator, which yields MRMDKAKIGKRIKTIRLQMRLTTREFGMLLDNPAADSLVSRWERGISLPNASRLGEIANFGGITVDDLMYGKRDSISAFTMDELINEINRRLTSDENLY from the coding sequence ATGCGTATGGATAAAGCGAAAATTGGAAAAAGAATAAAAACAATTCGACTCCAGATGCGGCTTACCACGAGAGAATTTGGAATGCTTTTAGATAATCCAGCTGCAGATTCGCTTGTTTCGCGGTGGGAAAGAGGTATAAGCCTACCCAATGCATCAAGATTAGGTGAAATTGCTAATTTTGGCGGAATAACAGTTGATGATCTCATGTATGGCAAGCGCGATAGCATATCCGCATTTACGATGGATGAGCTAATAAATGAAATCAATAGGAGGTTGACGTCGGATGAAAATCTTTACTGA
- a CDS encoding BRO family protein: MSELQIFNFENNEVRTMTVNDEPFFVANDVAKTLGYANPSKATNDHCKKGFIAWGNDSLGRHQQFKLIPESDVYRLVFRSKLPESEKFENWVTEEVLPSIRKKGFYEIPKDPMDALRLMFQATEHTQEKVNQVDARVMHLEENVKLDPGEYTYIGKSISRKVYQIGKERAYSMNREQKEELFKAINKEIAEITGVRTRTQLRQKDYKKVIEFIDDWEPSKATSMLVKNYEQMEMEV, from the coding sequence ATGAGTGAATTACAAATATTTAACTTTGAAAACAATGAAGTCCGGACGATGACCGTAAATGACGAACCATTCTTTGTTGCAAACGATGTGGCAAAAACGCTTGGTTACGCTAACCCCAGCAAAGCAACGAATGATCACTGTAAAAAGGGGTTCATAGCATGGGGTAACGATTCGTTAGGTCGCCATCAGCAATTCAAGTTAATTCCAGAGTCAGACGTTTATCGTTTGGTCTTCCGTTCGAAATTGCCGGAATCTGAAAAATTTGAAAATTGGGTAACCGAAGAAGTGCTTCCGTCGATCAGGAAAAAAGGTTTCTATGAAATACCGAAAGACCCAATGGATGCGCTTCGGTTGATGTTCCAGGCGACGGAACACACACAAGAAAAAGTAAACCAGGTGGATGCAAGGGTGATGCATTTAGAAGAAAACGTGAAATTGGATCCCGGGGAATACACGTACATCGGAAAATCAATTTCAAGAAAGGTCTACCAGATCGGCAAAGAACGCGCCTATAGCATGAACCGGGAGCAAAAAGAGGAGCTATTTAAGGCGATCAACAAGGAAATTGCCGAAATAACCGGAGTTCGGACCAGGACTCAGCTTCGTCAGAAGGATTACAAAAAAGTGATTGAGTTTATAGACGACTGGGAGCCATCGAAAGCTACGTCGATGCTTGTTAAAAACTATGAACAGATGGAAATGGAGGTTTAA
- a CDS encoding helix-turn-helix transcriptional regulator, producing the protein MQDKLIRLRKGNLITQNSMAKLINVDLRTYQNKERGDTQFKQNEMFAIAKFFNKKIDEIFLPTDFMNHEVEPKGDK; encoded by the coding sequence ATGCAAGACAAGTTAATACGCCTTAGAAAGGGAAACTTGATAACTCAAAATTCTATGGCGAAATTGATAAATGTTGATTTAAGAACTTATCAAAACAAAGAAAGAGGTGATACGCAATTCAAACAAAACGAAATGTTTGCTATCGCTAAATTTTTTAATAAAAAAATAGATGAAATTTTTTTACCAACAGACTTCATGAATCATGAAGTTGAGCCGAAAGGAGATAAATAA